Proteins encoded within one genomic window of Streptomyces sp. NBC_01314:
- a CDS encoding response regulator: MTTPRIRILVVDDHPVVRDGLTALLATQPDFTVIGEAATGAEALQQTAVLTPDVVIMDLQMPGINGAAATAAIRTAHPDVRVLVLTTYDTNADITAAIDAGAAGYLLKDTGREELCTAIRTAARGEAALSPSVAAKVLAHMRGDRGASLSGREVEVLSAVARGQSNKQIGRALRLSEATVKTHLLHIYAKLGVADRTAAVTAALERGIIRLG; encoded by the coding sequence ATGACCACGCCCCGGATCCGCATCCTGGTCGTCGACGACCACCCCGTCGTACGCGACGGGCTGACCGCCCTCCTCGCCACCCAGCCGGACTTCACAGTGATCGGCGAGGCCGCCACGGGCGCCGAAGCCCTGCAACAGACCGCCGTACTCACGCCGGACGTCGTCATCATGGACCTGCAGATGCCCGGCATCAACGGCGCCGCCGCCACCGCCGCCATCCGCACCGCGCACCCCGACGTGCGGGTGCTCGTCCTGACCACCTACGACACCAACGCCGACATCACCGCCGCCATCGACGCCGGCGCGGCCGGCTACCTGCTCAAGGACACCGGACGAGAAGAGCTCTGCACGGCCATCCGCACCGCGGCACGCGGAGAGGCAGCTCTGTCCCCCTCCGTGGCCGCCAAGGTACTCGCCCACATGCGCGGCGACAGGGGAGCCAGCCTCTCCGGCCGTGAGGTCGAGGTCCTCTCCGCGGTCGCCCGAGGGCAGAGCAACAAACAGATCGGCCGCGCCCTACGTCTGTCGGAGGCCACGGTCAAGACCCACCTGCTGCACATCTACGCCAAGCTCGGCGTCGCCGACCGCACGGCCGCTGTCACCGCGGCGCTGGAGCGGGGGATCATCCGGCTCGGCTGA
- a CDS encoding sensor histidine kinase: MLLDSVRDELAPGAPAARRVEQAMRTARDNLAESRRLVHALRPAPLDGTPLTDAVRELTRRLAEETGIEAFATVTGQPAALPAGTEGELLRVVQEALTNARRHAQAASVSVTLSYLDDVLAIDIQDDGTGFTPATRHPGVGMTTMRERVASVGGAFAVESTPGEGTTVTVTMPLPAASPTGEATNDSTDISADTSTCGAPNDTTRTTRAVMVP; encoded by the coding sequence ATGCTGCTGGACTCCGTACGGGACGAACTCGCGCCCGGTGCCCCTGCGGCCCGCCGCGTCGAACAGGCCATGCGCACCGCCAGGGACAACCTCGCCGAAAGCCGTCGCCTCGTACACGCGCTGCGCCCGGCACCGCTGGACGGCACACCTCTGACAGACGCTGTCCGCGAGCTCACCCGTCGGCTGGCTGAGGAGACCGGCATCGAGGCTTTTGCGACGGTCACCGGCCAACCCGCTGCCCTGCCCGCCGGCACCGAGGGCGAACTGCTGCGGGTGGTGCAGGAAGCACTGACCAACGCACGACGGCACGCCCAAGCGGCGAGCGTGTCCGTGACGCTCTCCTACCTCGATGACGTACTGGCCATCGACATACAGGACGACGGCACCGGCTTCACACCGGCGACTCGGCATCCGGGCGTCGGGATGACCACGATGCGGGAACGTGTCGCCTCCGTGGGCGGGGCGTTCGCGGTGGAGAGCACCCCCGGTGAGGGGACGACCGTCACCGTCACCATGCCGCTCCCGGCCGCGTCACCGACCGGTGAAGCCACCAACGACTCCACGGACATCTCAGCAGACACCTCCACGTGCGGTGCGCCGAACGACACCACCCGCACCACACGAGCGGTGATGGTGCCATGA